The following coding sequences are from one Nicotiana tomentosiformis chromosome 3, ASM39032v3, whole genome shotgun sequence window:
- the LOC138908811 gene encoding NAC transcription factor 32-like — MPMSTLPVRRGCIMGVRFHPTEAELINFLKRFLKGEPLPSECPNFQLADIYGDQSPWEIFGTSDHPEEKVRYFFTRLKKQKSEHTRVRRTYANGTWKGQKGIDPIKNGKGTVVGFRRCFKFQTSRSKEGEHNKIWLMKEYFVGDDFFRENNITKEDIVVCRIKKNIRSEKNYGVTMEEQDVAKMIEAMLHGPDNYCTTQQATISQGNEIHNEFTENTMLHAGYALDDCLSGPNNQNSQLLINTDDGNQVSMENQNNMMSLLTGDANTTSTTLEQEAYGLPLTGMEQGYENDYQTNNNSEFWEEMNEILEGVNIIVPDNW, encoded by the coding sequence ATGCCGATGTCGACGTTACCTGTACGCCGTGGGTGTATCATGGGTGTTCGGTTTCACCCAACTGAAGCAGAGTTGATCAACTTTCTGAAAAGGTTCCTAAAGGGCGAGCCTTTGCCGAGTGAATGCCCTAATTTCCAACTTGCCGATATCTATGGAGACCAATCACCATGGGAGATATTTGGAACTTCTGATCATCCCGAAGAGAAGGTTCGCTATTTTTTTACTCGGTTGAAGAAGCAGAAGAGCGAACATACAAGGGTACGTCGAACTTACGCCAACGGGACATGGAAAGGCCAAAAAGGTATTGATCCTATCAAGAATGGTAAGGGAACTGTGGTTGGGTTTAGAAGATGTTTCAAGTTTCAAACTAGTCGTAGTAAAGAAGGAGAGCACAATAAAATTTGGCTGATGAAAGAATATTTCGTCGGGGATGATTTCTTTAGAGAAAACAATATTACTAAGGAGGATATTGTTGTGTGCCGAATCAAGAAGAATATAAGATCGGAGAAAAATTATGGGGTAACTATGGAGGAACAAGACGTTGCCAAGATGATCGAAGCTATGTTGCATGGACCTGATAACTACTGCACAACGCAACAGGCGACAATTAGTCAAGGGAATGAGATTCACAATGAGTTCACTGAAAATACAATGTTGCACGCAGGATATGCTTTAGATGATTGTTTGAGCGGACCTAATAACCAAAATAGCCAATTGTTGATTAATACAGATGACGGGAATCAAGTTAGTATGGAGAACCAAAATAATATGATGTCCCTGCTCACGGGTGATGCAAATACAACTTCGACTACCTTGGAACAAGAAGCATATGGTCTACCTTTGACTGGGATGGAGCAAGGCTACGAAAATGATTATCAGACAAATAACAACAGTGAATTCTGGGAAGAGATGAATGAAATATTGGAAGGTGTTAATATTATTGTTCCTGATAATTGGTGA